Proteins encoded in a region of the Pseudomonas viciae genome:
- a CDS encoding CS1 type fimbrial major subunit: MLKKLICTTVLGTATLSSSWVSAADDARASIHITANIPNKQFHVQPRDPEFGRDEYMYYDPVKNSLSFVRQTFDVKNTDGSIHAYIQEGEVYLDNGRIDIPLIVSFNGVYLNGSPREVVDDATSTPGTQAEMVIRPIAMPVERQPGLYTGQFTVIYDAVPRVSL; this comes from the coding sequence ATGCTTAAAAAACTTATCTGCACCACTGTGTTGGGCACCGCTACCTTGAGTTCCTCGTGGGTATCCGCAGCTGATGACGCACGGGCATCCATTCACATCACTGCGAATATCCCAAACAAGCAGTTCCATGTGCAGCCTCGCGATCCGGAGTTCGGTAGGGATGAATACATGTATTACGATCCCGTGAAAAACAGCTTGAGTTTCGTACGCCAGACCTTTGACGTGAAAAATACCGACGGCTCGATCCATGCCTACATACAGGAGGGCGAGGTTTATCTGGACAATGGCCGGATTGACATTCCCCTGATTGTTAGTTTTAACGGCGTGTACCTGAATGGCTCGCCTCGAGAAGTAGTGGATGATGCCACGTCCACGCCGGGCACTCAGGCCGAGATGGTCATTCGTCCGATTGCCATGCCGGTCGAGCGCCAGCCGGGCTTGTACACCGGCCAATTCACCGTCATTTACGATGCGGTCCCTCGGGTCAGCCTGTAA
- a CDS encoding molecular chaperone, protein MKRLLALCGVSLLSMMAQAGPQINVGVVYDYLEGDKSTYMKRIFNGGTSTAFVKVSILEILYGEDGSYQEVPLEDQDGVLARNGLMASPARLIVPANAMQGTRLLFMGDRSKERYFRVRFVPVVPEAEDEFAVSAEEREEYKKERVAAGVKVLAGFGTVFFVRPKDTRFETVIDNSASRYLLRNNGNSVVVIDEFKDCLAKTDNDCRPTTKHHVMAGRTFAFDKEPGREYRFDLIEGTEKKTVEIKG, encoded by the coding sequence ATGAAGCGCTTATTGGCTCTGTGTGGTGTGTCGCTGCTTTCCATGATGGCCCAGGCCGGGCCGCAGATTAATGTCGGGGTGGTCTACGACTACCTCGAGGGCGACAAAAGCACCTACATGAAACGGATCTTCAACGGCGGGACGTCCACGGCGTTCGTCAAGGTCTCCATCCTGGAGATTCTCTACGGCGAGGACGGCAGCTATCAGGAGGTGCCGTTGGAGGATCAGGACGGCGTCCTCGCCAGGAACGGTCTGATGGCCAGCCCGGCCCGGCTGATCGTGCCGGCCAACGCCATGCAGGGTACCCGTTTGCTATTCATGGGTGACCGCAGCAAAGAGCGCTACTTCCGGGTGCGCTTCGTGCCGGTGGTGCCGGAGGCCGAGGACGAGTTTGCGGTCAGCGCCGAGGAGCGCGAGGAATACAAGAAGGAACGCGTTGCCGCCGGGGTGAAGGTGCTCGCCGGTTTCGGCACGGTGTTTTTCGTCCGGCCCAAGGACACTCGTTTCGAGACCGTCATCGATAACAGCGCCAGTCGCTACTTGCTGCGCAACAACGGCAACAGTGTGGTGGTGATCGACGAGTTCAAGGATTGCCTGGCGAAAACAGACAACGATTGCCGGCCCACCACCAAGCACCACGTCATGGCCGGTCGTACCTTCGCGTTCGATAAGGAGCCGGGGCGTGAATACCGCTTCGACCTGATCGAAGGCACCGAGAAAAAAACCGTCGAGATCAAAGGCTGA
- a CDS encoding CS1 type fimbrial major subunit: MFKTLIHTLLFTTLALPSMAAWGAEERETFELFVTIPTIDFHVLPVDPQLVEREQPMLFSSLTAGLIPLRTNYEVKNINGAIGARLDQEAYLSNGRERIDLRVLFNNVELTLDSAQVVSAAEARPGRRVGLEIIAVKTAEEYAPGDYYGTVHMVFDAIAP, from the coding sequence ATGTTCAAGACACTGATCCACACCCTGCTGTTCACCACCCTGGCGCTGCCGAGCATGGCAGCCTGGGGGGCGGAGGAGCGGGAGACCTTCGAACTCTTCGTCACCATCCCGACGATTGACTTCCACGTATTGCCGGTCGATCCGCAACTGGTCGAGCGCGAACAGCCGATGTTGTTCAGTTCCCTGACCGCCGGGCTCATTCCGCTGCGGACCAATTACGAAGTGAAGAACATCAACGGGGCCATTGGTGCCCGACTGGACCAGGAGGCCTACCTGTCCAACGGCCGTGAGCGTATCGACCTGCGGGTGCTGTTCAACAACGTTGAGCTGACGTTGGATTCGGCCCAGGTGGTCTCGGCTGCCGAGGCCCGGCCCGGTCGGCGCGTGGGGTTGGAAATCATCGCCGTCAAGACGGCTGAGGAGTATGCGCCTGGGGATTACTACGGGACCGTGCATATGGTGTTTGATGCGATTGCGCCGTAG
- a CDS encoding transglycosylase domain-containing protein produces MGALWQTDSNTPMAPTERMEEAPLPPKKRRARHGWRAFWLLLLIIVVVVGLAVAKEMRTSRFQAREISKYAASLSYSVQPGASDAIVYPGTGPFDRRLGYSSMGEFLPRLLKRDYVIQAQARFSPALMDYVERGLFVPYAEKIQVGLTITDCRAAPVYQFKYPQQLYASFEAIPPVVVQSLLFIENRFLLDPKQPLANPAVDWPRFGMAAWSQVAKLLSLPGQSAGGSTLATQLEKYRHSPEGLTVSGAEKIRQMISASVRAYQAGPQTLEARQRIVRDYLNSVPLSAVPGHGEVHGMAEGLRVWYGADFKRANERLFSTATDPQSLAEKGLALREMLSLMIAQRRPSHYLSKGREELARLTDSHVRLLAQNGVIDGALAEAALASKVSYRDWVQDPTVQPNETNKGISAARSRLATLLNRPLYDLDRLDLSATSTLQSDLQAQATEYLKRLADPAFAAEIGLMGERLLTPTSTTQVRYSFTLLELTPDGSRVRVQTDSTDQPFDINEGSKLELGSTAKLRVLTTYLQIIAELHERYAQETPAALKKVEVAEPDHLSRWAVDYLIQNSDRSLPKMLEAALDRTYSASPGEAFFTGGGLHTFHNFRNEDNGRIPTLRDSLRESINLPFIRLMRDLVRHATYAGPNNSSELLKDDKDPRRQEYLAQFADREGTSFLLKFWKKYQKKDTGQRLETFLDGMRPTAIRLAAVHRYFFPGDSQESFNLFVRSHLKSAKSAEKLTDERLERLYQSYGPGAYDLPDQGFIAKVHPLDLWLMGYLLNNPDAKFSQIVKASEFERQEVYSWLFKSRHKSARDSRIRTMLEIEAFLDIHQRWQKVGYPFDHLVPSLATAIGSSGDRPAALAELVGTILNDGIRQPALRVDSLDFAVDTPYETRLVSNPDNGKRVMPVEVARALRGALSQVVDAGTAKRVAGSFKLADGTPLAMGGKTGTGDNRIEAVGSGGRVISSKSINRTATFVFYIGDSHFGTLTAFVPGASAQNFKFTSALPVQVLKGMAPFLSPYLQPGSHTQCKPLVARQ; encoded by the coding sequence ATGGGCGCTTTGTGGCAAACCGATTCGAATACTCCTATGGCCCCGACTGAACGTATGGAAGAAGCACCTTTACCCCCAAAAAAACGCCGCGCACGACATGGCTGGCGGGCGTTTTGGTTGTTGCTGTTGATTATCGTCGTAGTGGTCGGCCTGGCTGTGGCCAAGGAAATGCGCACGTCGCGATTTCAGGCCCGAGAGATCAGCAAGTACGCCGCGTCCTTGAGTTATTCGGTACAGCCGGGGGCCAGCGATGCCATCGTCTATCCGGGTACGGGCCCGTTCGACCGGCGGTTGGGCTATAGCTCAATGGGGGAATTCCTGCCGCGCTTGCTCAAGCGCGATTATGTGATCCAGGCCCAGGCGCGCTTTTCGCCGGCCTTGATGGACTACGTCGAAAGAGGCCTGTTCGTGCCCTACGCGGAGAAGATCCAGGTCGGGCTGACCATTACCGATTGCCGCGCCGCACCGGTGTATCAGTTCAAGTACCCGCAGCAACTGTATGCGAGTTTCGAAGCGATCCCGCCGGTGGTGGTGCAAAGCCTGTTGTTTATCGAAAACCGCTTTCTGCTCGACCCCAAGCAACCGTTGGCCAACCCGGCGGTGGACTGGCCGCGCTTCGGCATGGCGGCGTGGTCGCAAGTGGCCAAGCTGTTGAGTTTGCCAGGGCAGTCCGCCGGCGGCAGTACGCTGGCGACACAACTGGAAAAGTACCGCCACTCCCCCGAAGGCCTCACCGTGTCGGGCGCGGAGAAGATCCGCCAGATGATTTCCGCCAGCGTGCGCGCCTACCAGGCGGGCCCGCAAACCCTCGAAGCACGGCAGCGGATCGTGCGCGACTACCTCAACAGCGTGCCGCTCTCCGCCGTGCCCGGGCATGGTGAAGTGCACGGTATGGCTGAGGGCCTGCGGGTCTGGTACGGCGCCGATTTCAAGCGAGCCAATGAGCGCCTGTTCAGCACCGCGACGGATCCCCAGAGCCTGGCGGAAAAAGGCCTGGCCCTGCGGGAAATGCTGTCGTTGATGATCGCCCAGCGCCGGCCGTCCCATTACCTGTCCAAGGGCCGCGAGGAACTGGCGCGCCTGACCGACAGCCACGTCCGGCTGTTAGCGCAAAACGGCGTGATTGACGGCGCGCTGGCCGAGGCGGCCCTGGCGAGCAAGGTCAGCTATCGCGACTGGGTCCAGGACCCGACCGTGCAGCCCAACGAAACCAACAAAGGCATCAGCGCCGCCCGCAGTCGCCTTGCCACACTGCTCAACCGTCCTTTATACGACCTCGATCGCCTGGACCTCTCCGCCACCAGCACCTTGCAAAGCGACTTGCAGGCGCAGGCCACCGAGTACCTCAAGCGCCTGGCCGACCCGGCGTTCGCCGCCGAGATCGGCCTGATGGGTGAACGCCTGCTGACCCCCACCAGCACCACCCAGGTGCGCTACAGCTTCACCCTGCTGGAACTGACCCCCGACGGCTCGCGGGTACGCGTGCAAACCGACAGCACCGACCAGCCTTTCGATATCAACGAAGGCAGCAAACTGGAATTGGGCTCCACCGCCAAGTTGCGGGTCCTCACCACGTACCTGCAGATCATCGCCGAACTGCATGAACGTTATGCCCAGGAGACCCCGGCGGCGTTGAAAAAAGTCGAGGTCGCCGAGCCGGACCACCTCTCGCGCTGGGCCGTCGACTACCTGATCCAGAACAGCGACCGCAGCCTGCCGAAAATGCTTGAAGCGGCGCTGGATCGCACCTATTCGGCCAGCCCGGGCGAGGCGTTTTTTACCGGCGGCGGGCTGCATACCTTCCACAACTTCCGCAACGAGGACAACGGGCGCATCCCCACCTTGCGCGACTCCCTGCGTGAATCGATCAACCTGCCGTTCATCCGCCTGATGCGCGACCTGGTGCGCCACGCCACCTACGCCGGGCCGAACAACAGCTCCGAACTGCTCAAGGACGACAAAGACCCGCGCCGTCAGGAATACCTGGCCCAGTTCGCTGACCGCGAGGGCACTTCGTTTCTGCTGAAGTTCTGGAAGAAGTACCAGAAGAAAGACACTGGCCAGCGCCTTGAAACCTTTCTCGACGGCATGCGCCCCACTGCGATCCGCCTGGCCGCCGTGCACCGCTACTTCTTTCCCGGCGACAGCCAGGAGAGCTTCAACCTCTTCGTGCGCTCACACCTCAAGTCGGCCAAGAGCGCCGAAAAACTGACCGACGAACGCCTGGAACGGCTCTACCAAAGCTACGGCCCCGGCGCCTATGACCTGCCGGACCAGGGTTTCATCGCCAAGGTCCACCCGCTGGACCTGTGGTTGATGGGCTACCTGCTGAACAACCCCGACGCCAAATTCAGCCAGATCGTCAAGGCCAGTGAGTTCGAGCGCCAAGAGGTCTACAGCTGGCTGTTCAAGAGCCGGCACAAGAGCGCCCGGGACAGTCGCATCCGCACCATGCTGGAAATCGAAGCGTTCCTGGACATCCACCAGCGCTGGCAGAAAGTCGGCTACCCGTTCGACCATCTGGTGCCTTCGCTGGCCACCGCCATCGGCAGCTCCGGCGACCGCCCTGCCGCCCTGGCGGAACTGGTAGGCACCATCCTCAACGACGGTATCCGCCAACCGGCGCTGCGCGTCGACAGCCTGGACTTTGCCGTCGATACGCCATACGAGACACGGCTGGTGAGCAACCCGGATAACGGCAAGCGGGTGATGCCGGTGGAAGTGGCCCGGGCCCTGCGCGGCGCGCTGTCCCAGGTGGTGGATGCCGGCACCGCGAAACGCGTTGCCGGCAGTTTCAAACTGGCCGACGGGACCCCGCTGGCCATGGGTGGCAAGACCGGCACCGGCGACAACCGTATCGAAGCCGTCGGTTCCGGGGGACGGGTGATCAGCTCCAAATCGATCAACCGCACCGCCACCTTTGTGTTCTACATCGGCGACAGCCACTTCGGCACTCTCACCGCCTTTGTCCCGGGGGCTTCGGCGCAGAACTTCAAGTTCACCTCAGCCCTGCCGGTGCAAGTGCTCAAGGGCATGGCGCCGTTTCTCTCGCCTTACCTGCAACCGGGTAGCCATACCCAGTGCAAGCCGTTGGTGGCACGGCAATGA
- a CDS encoding amino acid permease — MPVGNHLPHGETAQGGPLKRELGERHIRLMALGACIGVGLFLGSAKAIEMAGPAIMLSYILGGLAILVIMRALGEMAVHNPVAGSFSRYAQDYLGPLAGFLTGWNYWFLWLVTCVAEITAVAVYMGIWFPDVPRWIWALAALISMGSINLIAVKAFGEFEFWFALIKIVTIIAMVIGGVGIIAFGFGNDGVALGISNLWTHGGFMPNGMQGVLMSLQMVMFAYLGVEMIGLTAGEAKNPQKTIPNAIGSVFWRILLFYVGALFVILSIYPWNEIGTQGSPFVMTFERLGIKTAAGIINFVVITAALSSCNGGIFSTGRMLYSLAQNGQAPAGFATTSANGVPRRALLLSIAALLLGVLLNYLVPEKVFVWVTSIATFGAIWTWVMILLAQLRFRKSLSASERAALKYRMWLYPVSSYLALAFLVLVVGLMAYFPDTRVALYVGPAFLVLLTVLFYTFKLQPTGDVQGAVRSAS, encoded by the coding sequence ATGCCTGTCGGCAATCATCTGCCCCATGGCGAGACCGCTCAGGGTGGTCCGCTCAAACGTGAGCTCGGTGAGCGGCATATCCGCCTGATGGCGCTTGGCGCCTGTATCGGTGTCGGGCTGTTCCTCGGTTCGGCCAAGGCCATCGAAATGGCCGGTCCGGCGATCATGCTCTCCTACATTCTTGGTGGCCTGGCGATCCTGGTGATCATGCGCGCCCTCGGTGAGATGGCCGTGCACAACCCGGTGGCCGGTTCGTTCAGCCGTTATGCCCAGGACTATCTCGGGCCGCTGGCCGGTTTCCTGACCGGTTGGAACTACTGGTTCCTGTGGCTGGTGACTTGCGTGGCGGAGATCACCGCGGTGGCGGTGTACATGGGCATCTGGTTCCCCGACGTGCCCCGCTGGATCTGGGCCCTGGCCGCACTGATCAGCATGGGCTCGATCAACCTGATCGCGGTCAAGGCCTTCGGTGAGTTCGAGTTCTGGTTCGCCCTGATCAAGATCGTGACCATCATCGCCATGGTCATCGGCGGCGTCGGCATCATCGCCTTCGGGTTTGGCAACGACGGCGTGGCCCTGGGCATTTCCAATCTCTGGACCCACGGCGGCTTCATGCCCAATGGCATGCAGGGCGTGTTGATGTCCCTGCAAATGGTGATGTTCGCTTACCTGGGCGTGGAGATGATCGGCTTGACCGCCGGTGAAGCGAAGAACCCGCAGAAAACCATCCCCAACGCCATCGGCTCGGTGTTCTGGCGGATCCTGCTGTTCTACGTTGGCGCGCTGTTCGTGATCCTCTCGATCTACCCGTGGAACGAGATTGGCACCCAGGGCAGCCCTTTCGTGATGACCTTCGAGCGCCTGGGCATCAAGACCGCCGCCGGGATCATCAACTTCGTGGTGATCACCGCGGCGCTGTCGTCCTGCAACGGCGGCATCTTCAGCACCGGGCGGATGCTCTACAGCCTGGCGCAGAACGGCCAGGCCCCGGCCGGTTTTGCCACCACCTCGGCCAACGGCGTGCCGCGCCGCGCGCTACTGCTGTCCATCGCGGCATTGCTTCTGGGCGTGCTGCTCAACTACCTGGTGCCAGAGAAAGTCTTCGTCTGGGTGACCTCCATCGCCACCTTCGGCGCGATCTGGACTTGGGTGATGATCCTGCTGGCCCAGCTCAGATTCCGTAAAAGCCTGAGCGCTTCAGAGCGTGCGGCCCTGAAATACCGCATGTGGCTGTACCCGGTCAGTTCGTACCTGGCGCTGGCGTTCCTGGTGCTGGTGGTGGGCCTGATGGCGTACTTCCCGGACACCCGCGTGGCCTTGTACGTGGGCCCGGCGTTCCTGGTGCTGCTGACGGTGCTGTTTTATACCTTCAAGTTGCAACCGACCGGTGACGTGCAGGGAGCGGTGCGTTCGGCGTCGTAA
- a CDS encoding CS1-pili formation C-terminal domain-containing protein, whose protein sequence is MFPMTPIAGALALCLCASALAAPTAPGTTPRSLLSQAKGLPDEFEAHFFDVPLAVRIELDQQYLGEAMVVLTRDDRMTLLEFTDTQDSPISAADRDQWEHLLKQGRPLGACESQCTLGLLAVHYSLEHSLVSILTEKVERGTAEKRFHDLPQEGSLGLIFNNQLNLNGGQEQDTGGRYGLNASSSLGNWTQSFDLQLSRQGGPDDKLYHAVHELFTQREMEDSFFRLGYFMPGSNGLTRQIRSFGATPDTAIGVMYGSSDSLVINNPKPSVYPIYVTASRQAAVEIYRNGLLINTQAVSAGLQSLDTRPLPGGIYEVEVRLIEDGQTTATTQELVYKPNNWSSADDRWRYNVFAGRETKLLSNWDDQPTGFTTAGVGLNYLLHPRVVLGLSTRQVQDKLQYGTSLDWTLASNTSLFANVYQTEQYGTGMDLQGLYSYGLGSVVASHNRSWLDTRNTYETLPDGTRIRQRNVFVGQTSNSSLSVNHRLSNKTSVNGRLFYSEGNVQGAGLDLGWSQRGKLGGSDANWRLSVFDRPATSSTADRRNRGLDLSVNVALGGPGEYWSGSIGTRTSRDGDRDHNGSVTYRRTLEDHVLQSVSATALVDTYGVGLSGLASFETDSLYGDGFIQRSSYNDNLTGGLNLSSTVAVGSQKVAFTGLSQSGGSGMIVDVETDLDDIVLLADDLTGGTTTLRPGRNFVPITAYQNSMLTFDFDGIHPPAATIAPSRTRYHLNKGGVDYRKVSVMRTVTVLGRLLDGQGQPLKGHHVINHASRGVSEVDGFFSMEMNAGSPTLEVRYGNDLLCQFRLDPDNASNDGDVLLIGDLRCTPDTLAGTGNPLETAG, encoded by the coding sequence ATGTTTCCGATGACACCCATCGCGGGTGCCCTTGCGCTGTGTTTGTGCGCGAGTGCATTGGCTGCGCCGACTGCCCCCGGTACGACGCCCAGAAGCCTGCTATCCCAGGCCAAGGGGCTGCCGGACGAGTTTGAAGCCCACTTTTTCGACGTGCCTCTGGCGGTTCGTATAGAACTCGATCAACAGTACCTCGGCGAAGCCATGGTGGTGTTGACCCGGGACGATCGCATGACCCTGCTTGAATTCACCGATACCCAGGACAGCCCGATTTCGGCAGCCGACCGTGATCAATGGGAGCACCTGCTCAAACAGGGACGCCCCCTCGGCGCCTGTGAGTCTCAATGCACCCTGGGGTTGCTGGCGGTGCATTACAGCCTTGAACATTCCCTGGTGTCGATCCTCACCGAAAAGGTCGAGCGCGGCACCGCAGAAAAGCGTTTCCACGACCTGCCACAAGAGGGCAGCCTCGGCCTGATCTTCAATAACCAACTCAATCTCAACGGTGGCCAGGAGCAAGACACTGGCGGGCGCTATGGCCTCAATGCCAGTTCCAGCCTGGGCAACTGGACCCAGTCCTTCGACCTGCAGCTGTCGCGCCAGGGCGGTCCGGACGACAAGCTCTATCACGCCGTCCACGAGCTGTTCACCCAGCGCGAGATGGAAGACAGCTTTTTCCGCCTGGGCTATTTCATGCCGGGCTCCAATGGCCTGACTCGTCAGATCCGCTCGTTCGGCGCCACCCCGGACACGGCGATCGGGGTCATGTACGGCAGTTCCGACAGCCTGGTCATCAACAATCCCAAGCCCAGCGTGTATCCGATCTATGTCACCGCCAGCCGTCAGGCCGCGGTGGAGATCTACCGCAACGGCCTGTTGATCAACACCCAGGCAGTCAGCGCCGGGTTGCAGAGCCTCGACACCCGGCCGTTGCCCGGCGGCATCTATGAAGTGGAAGTGCGGCTGATCGAAGACGGCCAGACCACCGCTACCACCCAGGAGCTGGTCTACAAGCCCAACAACTGGAGCAGCGCCGATGATCGCTGGCGCTACAACGTGTTCGCCGGGCGCGAGACCAAGTTGCTGAGCAACTGGGATGACCAGCCCACAGGCTTCACCACCGCCGGTGTGGGCCTGAACTACTTGCTGCATCCTCGGGTGGTGCTGGGGTTATCCACCCGCCAGGTGCAAGACAAGTTGCAGTACGGCACCTCGCTGGACTGGACGCTGGCCAGCAACACCAGCCTGTTTGCCAACGTCTACCAGACCGAGCAGTACGGCACCGGCATGGATCTGCAAGGGCTGTACAGCTACGGCCTGGGTAGCGTGGTGGCCAGCCACAACCGCAGTTGGCTGGACACCCGCAACACCTACGAAACCTTGCCCGATGGCACGCGCATTCGTCAGCGCAACGTGTTCGTCGGACAGACCAGCAATTCCTCGCTGTCGGTCAACCATCGGTTGAGCAACAAAACATCGGTCAACGGGCGGCTGTTCTACAGCGAAGGCAATGTCCAGGGCGCCGGCCTGGACTTGGGTTGGTCCCAGCGCGGCAAGTTGGGTGGTAGCGATGCCAATTGGCGGCTGTCGGTGTTCGACCGCCCGGCCACCTCGAGTACCGCCGACCGCCGCAATCGCGGCCTGGACCTGAGCGTCAACGTGGCCCTGGGTGGGCCGGGCGAATATTGGTCGGGCAGCATTGGCACCCGCACCTCGCGCGACGGCGACCGAGACCACAACGGGTCGGTAACCTATCGCCGCACGCTTGAAGACCATGTGCTGCAAAGCGTGTCCGCCACGGCCCTGGTCGATACCTACGGCGTGGGCCTGTCGGGCCTGGCCAGTTTCGAAACCGATTCGCTGTATGGCGACGGCTTCATCCAGCGTTCTTCCTACAACGACAACCTCACCGGTGGCTTGAACCTGAGCAGCACGGTCGCGGTGGGCAGCCAGAAGGTCGCCTTCACCGGTCTGTCGCAGAGTGGCGGCTCGGGGATGATCGTCGATGTGGAAACCGATCTGGACGATATCGTCCTGCTCGCCGACGACTTGACCGGTGGCACCACCACGTTGCGTCCGGGCCGCAATTTCGTGCCCATCACCGCTTATCAAAACAGCATGCTCACCTTCGACTTCGACGGCATCCACCCGCCAGCGGCCACCATCGCCCCCTCGCGCACCCGCTATCACTTGAACAAGGGCGGCGTGGACTACCGCAAGGTCAGCGTGATGCGAACCGTGACCGTGCTCGGTCGCCTGTTGGACGGGCAGGGGCAGCCGCTCAAGGGCCATCACGTGATCAATCACGCCAGTCGCGGGGTCAGCGAAGTGGACGGGTTCTTCTCCATGGAGATGAACGCCGGCTCGCCGACGTTGGAGGTGCGCTATGGCAACGACTTGCTCTGCCAGTTCCGCCTCGACCCGGACAACGCCAGCAACGACGGCGATGTGTTGCTGATCGGCGATCTGCGCTGTACGCCGGACACCCTGGCCGGCACCGGCAACCCGCTCGAAACGGCAGGTTGA
- a CDS encoding CS1 type fimbrial major subunit — protein MLKQFVTAASLTAAALSASQVFALDDARSAIHITANIPTLQFHVQPRDPNFGKDEVMSYNTVSGTLSSLRQTFDVKNTEGSVHAYIEGGPASLYNGSDAIALTTKFNGVTLTALSQEVVDDATSTPGTQADMTIVAAKPLDTQNGLYTADMTVIFDAVPRP, from the coding sequence ATGCTCAAACAATTCGTAACCGCTGCTTCCCTGACCGCCGCTGCCCTGAGCGCTTCGCAGGTATTCGCACTCGATGATGCACGCTCCGCGATCCACATCACTGCGAACATTCCGACCCTGCAGTTCCATGTGCAGCCACGTGACCCGAACTTCGGTAAGGATGAAGTCATGAGCTACAACACGGTCAGCGGCACCTTGTCTTCCCTGCGCCAGACCTTCGACGTGAAGAACACCGAAGGTTCGGTCCATGCCTACATCGAAGGTGGCCCGGCATCGCTGTACAACGGCAGTGATGCCATCGCCCTGACCACCAAGTTCAACGGCGTCACCCTGACCGCCCTCTCTCAAGAAGTGGTGGATGACGCAACGTCCACTCCAGGTACCCAGGCTGACATGACCATCGTCGCGGCCAAGCCTCTGGATACCCAGAACGGCCTGTACACCGCCGACATGACCGTGATCTTCGACGCCGTACCTCGCCCGTGA